A portion of the Cydia strobilella chromosome 5, ilCydStro3.1, whole genome shotgun sequence genome contains these proteins:
- the LOC134741614 gene encoding transient receptor potential cation channel protein painless, translating into MTRDTYEMNSRQLSRGSSLFGTDPQTQLRTALRTNDFPTFKKLVSYGAVDLEFVNPYPDHKTCLELAITEQNKNEFVKLLLQHEVQVNRVNETHACAPIHFAVEYGNIEALKLLLDDDRIDVNIRSKGNTALLMAIKKIEDLEDDRERDLATYEDMIELLLKAKCDANAPDLKGVTPVYSAAKQGLERVITFIIDYAHPVDIDTYKDRRGKTARYFLKEAFPHLVDKFDTEVEVINVDKLFSYLSRHDENGFIRDFTKLVKSNDHRQALASNNGIFTMLQFATDKGLVRTVETLLNAGADPNATCSGETMRPVALACKNGYCKILKMFVDSESTLFEPVNGESLVQITVKGMRSYSNNPKADFNGCLELLLKNPKININVNYADNKNNTALHYAARNGDNETVLELLRHGACVGLRNAFNEPPLADINAKTLETYLDECITTNGERPSDDDYEIHMKYSFLVYPNNSVENELCKVPLIDTSNNNVKECDAILAPETDALLYMTRNEELRPLLKHPVITSFLYLKWQRISCLFYANITFYSLLWLCLILYIILGYGAEKKQSGSIEVLNVVTHVGAAIGLILLIIRELFQLLVSPSRYLQSIENWMEIFLIFVTAVIVCDNSAAESTKQQLSAVAILLSSAELVLLIGQFPTLSTNIVMLKTVSWNFFKFLLWYCILIIAFALSFYTLFRNEVKDEDKVAPDPNKTGKEDEEEDFFEDPGRSLFKTIVMLTGEFDAGSIKFGQFPITSHIIFMVFVFMIPIVLFNLLNGLAVSDTQEIRANAELVGHVSRVRLISYFESVLIGNTKAYSKPSSCFACLPAWMQDLSVITPKTLCMRPFAKRISLFPHFLPKYRILVKPNKDNIIEIPHAELLGKIGDDYEDIEGGGCCLEKCQNYRLDRKIVKNAKIVISKKNDVSEIDALKTKIDELHKLLKESLQKR; encoded by the coding sequence ATGACGCGAGACACGTACGAGATGAACTCCCGGCAGCTGTCCCGCGGGAGCTCGCTCTTCGGCACCGACCCGCAGACCCAGCTCCGGACGGCCCTGCGCACCAACGACTTCCCCACCTTCAAGAAACTAGTGAGTTACGGGGCCGTCGATCTCGAATTCGTAAACCCCTACCCCGACCACAAGACCTGTCTCGAGCTAGCTATAACGGAACAGAACAAGAACGAATTTGTTAAACTGTTACTTCAGCACGAAGTCCAAGTCAACAGAGTTAACGAAACCCATGCTTGTGCTCCTATACATTTCGCCGTTGAATATGGCAATATTGAAGCGCTGAAACTATTGTTGGACGACGACAGAATTGACGTCAACATCAGAAGCAAAGGTAATACGGCTTTGCTGATGGCAATAAAGAAAATAGAAGATTTAGAGGATGACCGCGAGCGAGACCTCGCCACCTACGAAGACATGATAGAGCTTCTACTAAAAGCGAAGTGCGACGCGAACGCTCCAGACCTTAAAGGAGTAACACCTGTATATTCGGCGGCGAAACAAGGACTGGAACGAGTCATCACTTTTATCATAGATTACGCACATCCCGTCGACATTGATACATACAAGGACAGACGCGGCAAAACAGCTCGTTATTTCTTAAAAGAAGCATTCCCGCATTTAGTTGATAAATTCGATACGGAGGTAGAAGTGATCAATGTTGACAAACTTTTCTCGTATTTAAGTCGACATGATGAAAACGGGTTTATTCGCGACTTTACAAAGCTCGTTAAAAGTAATGATCATCGCCAAGCATTAGCTTCTAATAATGGAATATTCACAATGTTACAGTTTGCAACAGACAAAGGGTTGGTCAGAACAGTCGAAACCTTGCTTAACGCAGGCGCAGACCCTAATGCCACGTGTTCGGGTGAGACCATGAGACCCGTAGCACTCGCTTGCAAAAATGGCTACTgtaaaattctaaaaatgttTGTCGACAGCGAATCTACCTTATTTGAACCAGTCAACGGCGAGTCATTAGTACAAATCACGGTAAAGGGAATGAGATCGTATTCAAACAATCCTAAAGCAGATTTTAACGGATGTTTGGAACTattacttaaaaatcctaagaTTAACATAAACGTCAACTATgctgataataaaaataacacggCACTCCATTACGCCGCTAGAAATGGCGATAACGAGACAGTGTTGGAGCTGCTGCGGCACGGAGCGTGCGTCGGCCTGCGCAACGCCTTCAACGAACCGCCTCTAGCGGACATTAATGCGAAAACACTGGAAACATACCTGGACGAATGTATCACAACCAACGGGGAACGACCGAGCGACGACGACTACGAAATTCATATGAAATACAGCTTCTTAGTGTACCCTAACAACTCTGTCGAAAACGAACTCTGTAAAGTTCCTTTAATCGATACTTCGAACAATAACGTGAAAGAGTGTGACGCCATCCTGGCCCCCGAAACAGATGCACTCCTTTACATGACGAGAAACGAAGAACTGAGGCCGCTCCTGAAGCATCCAGTTATAACCAGTTTTCTCTACTTGAAGTGGCAAAGAATAAGCTGCCTTTTCTACGCCAACATAACGTTTTATTCTCTTCTATGGTTGTGCTTGATTCTCTATATCATACTAGGATATGGTGCGGAGAAAAAACAATCCGGTTCCATTGAAGTACTGAACGTCGTTACACATGTCGGCGCGGCTATTGGATTGATACTTTTGATCATACGAGAATTATTTCAATTGCTAGTATCACCGTCGAGATATTTGCAAAGCATAGAGAACTGGATGGAAATCTTCCTAATATTTGTTACAGCGGTGATCGTGTGCGATAACTCCGCCGCAGAATCAACGAAACAACAACTCTCTGCTGTAGCTATCTTACTGTCATCTGCGGAATTGGTCCTTCTAATCGGCCAGTTTCCGACGTTATCAACGAACATTGTCATGCTTAAGACAGTATCTTGGAATTTTTTCAAGTTTTTACTTTGGTACTGCATTTTGATTATTGCGTTTGCATTGagtttttacacattattcagGAACGAGGTGAAAGACGAAGACAAAGTAGCACCTGACCCAAATAAAACTGGCAAAGAagacgaagaagaagatttCTTCGAAGATCCAGGAAGATCTCTGTTTAAAACTATTGTCATGTTGACAGGAGAATTTGATGCGGGTTCCATTAAATTCGGCCAATTCCCAATAACCagccatattatatttatggttTTCGTATTCATGATTCCGATTGTTCTATTTAATTTACTCAACGGTCTTGCCGTGAGTGACACACAAGAAATCAGAGCAAATGCCGAACTAGTAGGCCACGTTTCTAGAGTAAGATTAATATCTTACTTTGAGAGTGTACTGATCGGAAACACCAAGGCATACTCTAAGCCGTCCAGCTGCTTCGCTTGTCTGCCTGCTTGGATGCAGGATCTAAGCGTAATAACACCAAAGACACTATGCATGAGACCTTTTGCGAAACGCATATCTTTATTTCCGCACTTTTTGCCAAAATATAGGATACTGGTAAAGCCGAACAAAGATAATATAATTGAGATACCACACGCAGAGCTGCTAGGGAAAATCGGTGATGACTACGAAGACATCGAGGGTGGCGGTTGCTGTCTCGAGAAATGCCAGAATTACAGACTCGATAGGAAGATTGTGAAAAACGCAAAGATCGTGATAAGTAAGAAAAATGATGTCTCAGAAATTGATGCGTtgaaaactaaaatagatgAGCTACACAAATTGCTGAAAGAATCGTTGCAGAAACGCTAG